CAAGATGAGACATTATCATACGTAACAGGTCTGATGGAAGGTCAGCAAAACTCGGATTCATCAGGGCCTTTTTGCTCGGAGATCTCGATCTACAAAACAATTAATCATCAGcttcaataaaataaacattaaccTCACAAAAATCTTACACTAGATTCATTTCAGATTCGATTCAATATTCGCCAataagaggaaaaagaaaacactatCGAACTTGTCAAAATCCAATACAattgaatattataatttgttttgagcCTTTGAGAGTAACAAACCCTCTACGTGAGACGGTGGCAGGAGACATCGAAGAAGGTGACGCCATTTTCGGAGACGGCGGTGGACTTTGACGAGACAACGACACTGGCAGCATCCTTAAGACCTTAGAGTTTGTTGAGTTTTACTTTCAGTTTCAACACTCAACACAATAAGTTCTCCTTGATATAAAAGCACAACTCACCTCTGTGATGGTGATGGTAATGGTAAgtgtatcttttattttataaagttcaATCATAAGTTGACATgtgtataaaaatcttatataataaagtaatatTTTCCTAATCACATGTTACCACAAACTGACATAAATATGAAGTCAAAGAATTTGACACatatctttttctaatttttcttcccatttaaaatttattaatatttatatatttttccttttttatcatTACTCTAAATAAaacttatcaaataaatttaaagatatatagaatgttttcatatttttaaagtaaaaattaaaattaaattattttaggataGAGTAATTAAAAGGAAAAGATATTTACTTTTATCATTATGCAAAGTAAAATTTAagatcaaattaatttaaagatatacactattttcatactttttaaaaattataatcaaaaatctTATGTGATAAAGTAAACTTTTCCTAAATACTTGCTACCACACATGGCATCAAGTATTTGAcacatgttctttttttttcttctcacttaaaaatttttatacttataaaagtaaaaattaaaatcaaattattttttgataaggtatataaaaatattaaaagtaaatatttttatcattatgcTAAGTAAAAACTTAAgatcaaattaatttatagatatataaaatattttcaaacttttcagagtaaaaattataacaaaataagatatttttttagcCAAATTGATACATCACCACTTTTGTGATTGATTTTACTAAAGGTCCAAATAGTACCCGTGGATTTAGTAGTGCAGGACAAACGATTTGATAATGCAGTACGGTCTAACTGCGGTCCGTGTGGGACAAATGGATTTGCCGGATAAACCTTTCGATCCAATTTTATCCATAAGTAACCACCAGCCGTCTCTCGAGTAACACATAGTGGATTCAGCTAACTCTGGCAGAGTCAAAGTGTACAAATTCCACTGTAATGGATCGCGGAGTTCAACCAAGTTGCCACGTTTACGAAAACACATAAGCCAAGGATGCTTTTCTACTATACGGACAGATACAGCAGCTTCACACCATGACTTACAAGCCGCAGATGCACGGATGTTGTCTTCTAAGACAAGATGAGACATTATCATACGTAACAGGTCTGATGGAAGGTCAGTAAAACTCGGATTCATCAGGGCCTTTTTGCTCGGAGATCTCGATCTACAAAACAATTAATCATCAGcttcaataaaataaacattaaccACACAAAAATCTTACAGTACTAGATTCATTTTAGATTCGATTCAATTTCGTATTCAACAAAATCTACTAGTGTCATTAAAACGTTACACTAGATTCGATTCAATATTCGCCAATAAGAGAAGGAAAAAAGCACTATCGAACTTGTCAAAATCCAATACAgttgaatattataatttgcTTTGAGCTTTTGAGAGTAACAAACCCTCTACGTGAGACGGTGGCAAGAGACAGCGAAGAAGGTGACGCCATTTTCGGAGACGGCGGTGGACTTTGACGGGACAACAACACTGGCAGCATcctcaaattagggtttgttgTCTCTCAGTTTCAACACTCAACAATGTCGTTTTGGATTTGGGCTGTTTAAGTGATTAGTAGGTCTTCAACTGATATTTATATCTTGGGTTTATTATGACGTCAATTATGACATAAACaaacttgaaaaacaaatagtattaaaaaaattcagctTTGTAGAACAAACTGGGCTCGTTGTATACGTACTCTCTCTAAGTGATTAGATCTTCCATGTAAATTTTATGCTCTACCAATACAGAATTATTCAATGTAATTAAGAGGACAACTGAATGCAATCTCTTGAAAAGAAAGCTCACACTCGTGCAAGCTTATCAAAAAATCTCTTTATCGAATGGTATGTGTCGGAAAAAActctttatcaaaatttttaaaaaaattaaaataaaaaaaaattcaaagagtaGAATGAAACAGAATCCAAGGATACAAGgcagataaacaaaaataaagcttCAATTATTACCAGAAAGTTAGATCCTAAGATAAGTGAGA
The Camelina sativa cultivar DH55 chromosome 15, Cs, whole genome shotgun sequence DNA segment above includes these coding regions:
- the LOC109129160 gene encoding F-box protein At4g12382-like, with the translated sequence MASPSSLSLATVSRRGSRSPSKKALMNPSFTDLPSDLLRMIMSHLVLEDNIRASAACKSWCEAAVSVRIVEKHPWLMCFRKRGNLVELRDPLQWNLYTLTLPELAESTMCYSRDGWWLLMDKIGSKGLSGKSICPTRTAVRPYCIIKSFVLHY